The Phycisphaerae bacterium DNA window AGGGAGATGATCAAGGAGTTTGGCCCCGACCGAATCACCGTGGCCATCGACGTGGACCGCAACGAGGCTATGCCCTCCGGCTATGAGGTGTACATCGACGGCGGCCGCACCGCCACCGGGGCGGATGCGGTTGAATGGGCCCGGACTGTCGACAGCTTCGGCGTCAGGGTGATCCTGCCCACCAGCAAGGCCGGGGATGGCGCCAAGACAGGCTATGATCTCCCCGTCATTCGGGCCATGGCGAAGGCCGTATCCGGCCAGGTAGTTGCGTCGGGCGGGGCGGGCAAGCTGGAGCACTTCTACGACGCCGCCATGGCCGGGGCTACCATTCTGCTGGCCGCGTCGGTCTTCCATTTCCACACCATCGACATTCCGGAGCTCAAAACCTATCTCCGCGGCCGCGGACTGAATGTCAGGATGTAGCCGTCGTCTACCGCAAGGTGATAGTCGCCGGCGTTGAGCCACGCCGGGGCCGTCGCATGCGACCATCACGCCTGCACCGGACAAGGAACGAACCGCGACATCTGCGTCGCTTCACGTGGCCCCGCGCCGGATAAACGTCTACGAACTCCGCGAGCGGGCCGGACCACCCCAGAACGACTTCTGTCGCCGGCCTACGACCACCTTACCGATATCCCTTGGCGCTCAACCCCACCACCGCATTTACATTGTCCGCCGAGATCACCGTCGCTCCAACGTCCACATTCGATGGTCGGATCCCGTATCGGCAGTACAGGGCCAACTGAACGACCGGATAGAAGCCCTGAATGTACGGCTGCTGGTCGATCGTGAATCTGATGTGGCCGGTTTTGATCAGTCTCAAGATTTGCGGCGAGAGATCAAAACCGGCGGCCGCGTACCCCTTGCCCGCGAAGTGCTTCTCGATCGCCAGCCCAGCCCCTTCCGTATCCGCCTGCCCGGTGCAGAGCACGACCTTAATCTCCGGATCCTCCTTCAACGCCGCCGTGATGACCTCGGCCGATCCCTCCGGCGTCGTGCCGGTGACGACCCGCTTCCAGGTAACCCCTCTCTCCTTCAGCACGTCCTGCTCACCGCGTAGCCGGTCCTCGAGCGCCGAAATACTGTCGGAGTGAACAGTCATCAGGATCTTGCTGTTGTCCGGAATGAACTCCAACGCCCGTTCACCCACGCTGCGCCCGGCCTTGTACAGATCCTGGCACACCGCGCTGAGTCGACGGTTCGGTGTCCGGTTGTCGTCGGTGTTGAATGCAACAACCGGAATTCCCTTATCCATGGCCTCGGCCACGACGCCGTCAAACGCCTCCGCGTCGATGAGACAGACGGCGATACCGTCATACCCGTCGGCCAACGCCTTGCGAACCATCTCCGCCTGGGCCTTGAGATCGACCTCCGGCGTGCCCACGAAGATGCATTTTACACCCATCTTGGCGGCCGCGTCGGCCATGCCCTTCTTGACAGGCTTGAAGAAGTCCTCGTCCACGCAGGTGGCGATAAAGGCGAAACGCAGCGGCTCGCCGGACGCATCCAACAGGCCTCCTCGACCGGTGTGCGAGCAACCGGCGGCGCAGGTCAGCACGGCACTGACAATCACCGCAATAAGACAGGCCATGGGGTTCCTCATCGTTGACTTCTCCTCTTCTGCCCAAGAACGCGGATCCTGATGCCCCCTCGCCGGTCCCAGACGGTCCCACACTGTTCTCCCACGCTCAGCGAAAACCACGTACAAGGTCTTCGGACCTACGGCGTCAAGAGGTCCTGAACCCCCCGACCCGCTGGAGGCATTCTATGGGCTCACAGAGGGGGTCACAAGTGGGACTGAAACCCAAGCGTGTCACCTCCCGGGCTCTACCATGCGGTTGTGATGCCGGGCGTGAGGTGACCCCGCCAGTTGGAGTGAATCGGTAGCTATCAGATGGTCGTCCAGGTAGCAACGCATCTTCCGCACAGCCTTGGTGTATAAGGAGCTAGAGACCGCCGGAACGTCGATCCTGAAAGTGGTCTCGAGCCGGACGCGTCTTTTTTTTCAGTTTTTTAACAACAAACCAGTAACGGAAGGTAATTCCGGCGTCTATTAGTACAGAGGTGTCTCTCCCTGCGCCCGTGACTGTCCTGGCGCGGCCGGTGTCTGCTATGGAGTCTGGGAAGTGGTAGGCAATCGAATCGGCGAGATCCTTGTTGAATTGGGTTATTTGACGCCCGACCGTCTAGCCCAGACCATCCATGCCGGAAACGGCGACAATCTGCGAACCGGCGAACGTCTTTGTCGACTTGGCCTGATCCGTGAAGAGGATCTGGTCCACGCCCTGGCCATCCAGTGCGGGATTCCGCACGTGGACCTTGGGACTGTTGAGGTTGCGCAGGAAGCGTTGCGCTGTCTGCCGCCCGATCTGGCCCAGCGCTACCGGGCCCTGCCGCTGTCCATGGCGGAAGGGCGGATCCACCTCGCGATGGCCGACCCTTTCAACTTTCGGGCCGTCGAGGATATCAGCGCGGTATGCGGGCTGGAGGTCGTTCGGCACTTTGCCCGACCGAGTGAGCTGCTCGATGCCCTCCGCAGGTACTACGGCACGTCCGCGGCTCGCATGGCCGACTCGCTGGCCAACGGCAGCACGGATG harbors:
- a CDS encoding imidazole glycerol phosphate synthase subunit HisF (catalyzes the conversion of 5-[(5-phospho-1-deoxyribulos-1-ylamino)methylideneamino]-1-(5-phosphoribosyl)imidazole-4-carboxamideand glutamine to imidazole-glycerol phosphate, 5-aminoimidazol-4-carboxamideribonucleotide and glutamate; the HisF subunit acts as a cyclase), which produces REMIKEFGPDRITVAIDVDRNEAMPSGYEVYIDGGRTATGADAVEWARTVDSFGVRVILPTSKAGDGAKTGYDLPVIRAMAKAVSGQVVASGGAGKLEHFYDAAMAGATILLAASVFHFHTIDIPELKTYLRGRGLNVRM
- a CDS encoding sugar ABC transporter substrate-binding protein; the protein is MRNPMACLIAVIVSAVLTCAAGCSHTGRGGLLDASGEPLRFAFIATCVDEDFFKPVKKGMADAAAKMGVKCIFVGTPEVDLKAQAEMVRKALADGYDGIAVCLIDAEAFDGVVAEAMDKGIPVVAFNTDDNRTPNRRLSAVCQDLYKAGRSVGERALEFIPDNSKILMTVHSDSISALEDRLRGEQDVLKERGVTWKRVVTGTTPEGSAEVITAALKEDPEIKVVLCTGQADTEGAGLAIEKHFAGKGYAAAGFDLSPQILRLIKTGHIRFTIDQQPYIQGFYPVVQLALYCRYGIRPSNVDVGATVISADNVNAVVGLSAKGYR